CACGCACTTCACGATCCGTAAACGGTTCGCGTCTCAGTCGGCGAATGAAGCTGAGATTGAACCAGGTGTCCTTCGAGATGTAGCAAACGGCACAAAGCCAGTCGTCCCAGCCGTTCGGCTCCAGGCAGTTTTTGAAGAAATCGGATTCATACCAAACATCATCGCTCCACGCATTGCTGCGCGAAATCGTCGCTAGCGGAGCAAGTTGCAGTCGCTGGGCAATTGGTGCTGCCGACCAACGTTTTCCTTCGGGGGCCATCGCCAGCGTGGCAAACTTTGCAAACTCGTCAGGAGTAAATCCCGAGTGAATGATGGCGACGGGGGTCACTTCGCTCGAGTCGGGATGACCACGTCCCCAGCAGTAATACCCGGCATCAGCTGCAACGTATTTGACCAGGGTGTCTAACAAACGCTGACGACGCACCGCGCGATCAGGCGTGAGTGCCTCGGTACTGGACACCAGTTTCAGAAGCGCAACAACTTCTTCTCGGGACATCACCGCCTCTTGCGGTAGCGTCGACATAAGTCGATACCTGCGTTCTAAAGTTTTCGGAGGGAGGCTGACGTAGTTGGTTGGTAGCGTGCACGGAATGTAGAGAGCCCCATGCGGACTGACAACCGATTATTAACGAGCCTTCCCGACAGAAGCGGGGGAGTAAACTCGCTAAATACCGCAGGAATTCTGGCACCAATTGGAGCAGCGCTACTGCATGCAAGAAGATGATTTTGCGGAAAACCGCGACAGTCACACGCGGGCCGTGGTGCCAATCGGATCGCAGGCGTCACGCGCGCTAGCCAGCAGCCGCTAGAAAGTTGACTGATCGAGTCCACGTGCACGAAGTGCTTGACGCAGTCGGCTCAGCCGCGCGCGAACGATGGCAGCACTGGTGCTGATCGCAGCGGCTATTTCAGCGGTCTCGCAACCCGCAATCCGCATTTCGACGATGCGCTGATCGACCGGCTCGAGCGAGTCGAGAATTTGCTGTAGCGTTTCGTCCGCCACGGCAGCATGATCGGGTTGGTCGAGTGTCACCGGTTCTGGCAGTGGGGTGTCGCTCGATTTGGTTTTGGAACGCTGCGCTGTGCGAATCACCTTGTGTCGCAGCACGGTGATCGCCAGACCAATGAGCTGCTCTTCGCATTCAAAGGCATAGCGACCTTCCTGAAGCCCCGGCAGCATCGCCCGATGCACCGACTGCACTAAATCTTGCGAGTCGACGACATGGCGGATCGGCTGTCCGACGAGCGCGCGTGCTGCGAGCTGAAGACGGCGCTCGTAACGCGCCAGCAATTCTGCCAGCGCCTGCGAATCCCCTTGGGAGGCACGCTTCAGCAGCTGCGCTAATTGTTCAGGGCCTGTCGCCGATTGATTCATCGTGGTGAGGGTATCAGTAAGTTTCCGATCCGTCGCGTTTGGCTTAGGATAGCACGAAGTGGCCTGATCTCCCAAATCGTTCACAGGACACGCAAGGGCACGTGGTAGTTAGCCCTAGGAAACCATGTCGACCAAAATTAGTGCCGCCACCATTCGAACCTGGTGCTGCCAACTCGAGCAGCGTTTGCGTCAAGGGGAGAAGGTGCGCGCGGAAGCGTGGCTGAGCGAACCAGGAATCGATGCCGAGTCGCAGCTCGAACTGATTTACGCCGAGTATGTTTGTCGCGAAGAGCTCGAGGGAAACGTTGCGGCTGAGGAATATTTCGAGCGATTTCCACACTTGCGCATCGAGCTCGAGGAGCAGTTTCTGGTTCACCGAGCACTGGCGGGAGAGGCTCGCGATCGCCCAACCAGAGGTCAACGCGTCGGCAAGTATGAACTGCTCAGCGAGCTGGGGCGTGGAGCCCGAGGGGCTGTTTTTCATGCTGAGCCGATCGGTGGTGGAGAACCAGTAGCGCTGAAGCTGCTACTGACTGGGCAGTATGCTACGCCGGCGGAACAAAAACAGTTTCAGCACGAAGCGGAGGTTTTGCGGCTGCTTCAGCATCCCAGCATCATTGGAATTCGCGACGCTGGTGTGGCCGATGGCCGCCCCTACTTGGCGATCGATCTCATGGAAGGATCGACGCTGGCAAGTAAGCTGGCCGATTTTTCTGAACCAACGCGTGCTGCGCAGCTGATTGCGACGATTGCGGAAGCAATCGATTACGCGCATCGCCAAGGTGTCATTCATCGCGATCTGAAGCCGTCGAACATTTTACTGACGACTGAAGGGACACCTAAGGTCTCCGACTTCGGTCTGGCGCGATTGCTCGACAACACCTCGGGAAATACACGGACCGGAGATCTCGTCGGGACGATCAGCTACATGGCTCCCGAGCAAGCGGCTGGCAGTGCGCATCGCGCGGGACCGGCAGCTGATGTCTACGCCCTCGGGGCCATCCTCTATCACTTGCTCACCGGGCAGCCTCCGTTTGGCTGCGAGGCTGCAGCGCAGTCGATTCTGCAACTGCTCCATGATCCTCCGGTTCGGCCTCGTCGTTTGCAGCGCACCATTCCCCAAGCACTCGAAACCATATGCCTGAAATGTTTGGAAAAAGATCCTCTTCGGCGGTACTCGAGCGCTCAAAGCCTCGCCGATGATCTACAGCGGTTCTTGCGCGGAGAAGCGATTGCCGCGCGCACTTTATCGACTTGGGAGCAAGGGATCCGCTGGTCGCGGCGACGTCCCGCACTTGCTGCGCTGCTGGGTGTGATTGTTGTCGCTATCGTGGCTGTGACGCTCGGAAGTTTGTACTACAACGCGCGCCTGGCGTCGCTGCTGAGCCGCGCGAAAGAACTGCAGCAGGAAACGTCGAATGCGAATACACGCCTGCAAGTTTCGCTCGACGAAGCGGAAGAATTACGCGCTGAAGCCCGCTTGCAAAAAGAGATGGTGGAGCGACAGCTCGAAGATACCAGGCGCGCGTTCTATGCGCTGCAGCTAACACAACTGCCATCAATTACGAGTCGCGAGCCGGTGCGAGCCCGCGAAATTCTGGCCGACGAAAAGTTCTGTCCCCTCGATTTACGCGATTTCACGTGGCGTTATTTCAATGAAGTGGCTTCGCTGCAAGAGCGTGAGATTCGGCCCCATCGAGGGGTGGTAGAAGCAGTGGCGTACCTGAGCGACGAGCGGGTCGCTAGTGGTGGCGAAGATGGCACACTCGCCATTTGGAATCCGCATCAGAAGTCGCCTCCTACTCCACCGCTTTCTATGCAAGCGCATAGCGAGGCGATAACCGATCTGCAAATCGATGCCGAAGGTCGCATCATCACCGTTTCGCGCGATCGGCAGCTGAAGCGTT
This window of the Pirellula staleyi DSM 6068 genome carries:
- a CDS encoding helix-turn-helix transcriptional regulator; the encoded protein is MSTLPQEAVMSREEVVALLKLVSSTEALTPDRAVRRQRLLDTLVKYVAADAGYYCWGRGHPDSSEVTPVAIIHSGFTPDEFAKFATLAMAPEGKRWSAAPIAQRLQLAPLATISRSNAWSDDVWYESDFFKNCLEPNGWDDWLCAVCYISKDTWFNLSFIRRLRREPFTDREVRAVDCIAAGVAWLAPQVSEAIPSESFIGLSPRQRLVMLMLLDGMARKDIATSLGVTLHTINDHVKAVYQRFGINSATELAAKFLQSV
- a CDS encoding protein kinase; protein product: MSTKISAATIRTWCCQLEQRLRQGEKVRAEAWLSEPGIDAESQLELIYAEYVCREELEGNVAAEEYFERFPHLRIELEEQFLVHRALAGEARDRPTRGQRVGKYELLSELGRGARGAVFHAEPIGGGEPVALKLLLTGQYATPAEQKQFQHEAEVLRLLQHPSIIGIRDAGVADGRPYLAIDLMEGSTLASKLADFSEPTRAAQLIATIAEAIDYAHRQGVIHRDLKPSNILLTTEGTPKVSDFGLARLLDNTSGNTRTGDLVGTISYMAPEQAAGSAHRAGPAADVYALGAILYHLLTGQPPFGCEAAAQSILQLLHDPPVRPRRLQRTIPQALETICLKCLEKDPLRRYSSAQSLADDLQRFLRGEAIAARTLSTWEQGIRWSRRRPALAALLGVIVVAIVAVTLGSLYYNARLASLLSRAKELQQETSNANTRLQVSLDEAEELRAEARLQKEMVERQLEDTRRAFYALQLTQLPSITSREPVRAREILADEKFCPLDLRDFTWRYFNEVASLQEREIRPHRGVVEAVAYLSDERVASGGEDGTLAIWNPHQKSPPTPPLSMQAHSEAITDLQIDAEGRIITVSRDRQLKRFDAVDLSLLASVELPAAIHSLSLIGNSTLAACGCDDGTIQIVDLSTMEIKSKLAGHEGAVFSTEVTADGLTLYSGGADHQLRRWNLAKELETATWTGHTASIKSITCTSDHSGLVTTSDNGEVLLWNLEKGIARPLRGHLMSVQASASCAKTGRLITGGEDSYLKVWDIATGNEVTNVMRAFVRTVAISPDGREVAAGGRDGRILILELPEYPPPASFTPIPHIASMTAAGSDQLIAAGDDGRVYVFHRTSGKLLDTIEVPATNQGPTRALGVEAKSPHAISVSSDQQLLAIGAGEGTVVLWDLQARRELRRLQKHKENVTAVAFHPTLPILVSAGLDHAVIVWDLMTMEPIDQLTGHTAGILAAQFSSDGVLLATAGEDSTIKLWRFPSRTLEATLTGHKLWVLSLAFSPDNRQLASGSRDRSVMLWDIEQRRATQRLSGFTNWVHSVGYTADGKTLAAGSGHYSIDSPGEVRLYDPQAGYLRTTLEKVRSPILFGPDDQSLYVAVEQGIAELRATPAGSLNSMNAP
- a CDS encoding ECF-type sigma factor; protein product: MNQSATGPEQLAQLLKRASQGDSQALAELLARYERRLQLAARALVGQPIRHVVDSQDLVQSVHRAMLPGLQEGRYAFECEEQLIGLAITVLRHKVIRTAQRSKTKSSDTPLPEPVTLDQPDHAAVADETLQQILDSLEPVDQRIVEMRIAGCETAEIAAAISTSAAIVRARLSRLRQALRARGLDQSTF